From Lysobacter auxotrophicus, the proteins below share one genomic window:
- a CDS encoding sulfurtransferase produces MSDAKPTWTTLVSAEDLAAALGRDDVIVVDTRHSLAEPEAGEAAHRAAHIPGAFYAHLDRDLSDHRKQHDGRHPWPELQDFTAALGRWGVTPQHQVVVYDAADGALAAARMWFLLRALGHRRVAVLDGGLQRWQSLGLPVESGLPVATPAAPYPATFDESRLLDSRQVQAHLDAGGMLLDARAAERFRGDVEPIDRVAGHVPGARNRPYALSMREGVFRPAQELAEEFAQILQGRDARDVVAMCGSGVTACHVLLALEHAGIEGARLSTGSWSGWIDDPTRPVARGA; encoded by the coding sequence ATGAGCGACGCGAAACCCACATGGACCACGCTGGTGTCGGCCGAAGACCTGGCCGCGGCGCTGGGGCGCGACGACGTCATCGTGGTCGACACGCGCCACAGCCTGGCCGAACCCGAGGCGGGCGAAGCCGCGCATCGCGCCGCGCACATTCCGGGCGCGTTCTACGCGCATCTGGATCGCGATCTGTCCGACCACCGCAAGCAGCACGACGGCCGGCATCCGTGGCCGGAGCTGCAGGATTTCACCGCCGCGCTCGGCCGCTGGGGCGTGACGCCGCAGCATCAGGTCGTCGTCTACGACGCGGCCGACGGAGCGCTGGCCGCCGCACGCATGTGGTTCCTGCTGCGCGCGCTGGGACACCGGCGCGTCGCCGTGCTCGATGGTGGCTTGCAGCGCTGGCAGTCGCTTGGCCTGCCCGTCGAATCGGGCTTGCCGGTCGCCACTCCGGCGGCGCCGTACCCCGCGACGTTCGACGAAAGCCGCCTGCTCGATTCCAGGCAGGTGCAGGCGCATCTGGACGCCGGCGGCATGCTGCTCGACGCGCGCGCGGCGGAACGCTTCCGCGGCGACGTCGAGCCGATCGACCGCGTCGCCGGTCACGTGCCGGGCGCGCGCAATCGTCCGTACGCGTTGTCGATGCGCGAGGGCGTTTTCCGTCCTGCGCAGGAACTCGCGGAGGAGTTCGCGCAGATCCTGCAAGGCCGTGACGCACGCGACGTGGTGGCGATGTGCGGCTCCGGCGTCACCGCGTGCCATGTGCTGCTCGCGCTGGAACACGCCGGCATCGAGGGCGCGCGGCTGTCCACCGGTTCGTGGAGCGGCTGGATCGACGATCCGACGCGGCCCGTCGCACGCGGCGCGTGA
- a CDS encoding substrate-binding domain-containing protein translates to MSRIAGWCVAVLLSMAGANAHAQMDAERVRIHGSQTMAARLVPAVAESWLRDIGYGDIRREQPNPTLTQIHAQRDGLPLIVEIQASSSAQGFQDVIDGNAHIAMMTRRPTAAELDAGWQLGDLASHDQEFAMALDGAAVVVHRDNPLAQLSLVQLRRVLSGQARDWREVGGRGAIHLHMMASANSARDLVDERVMQGAPYAPAQLHADGESLLRAIAKDPGAIGFVTLRQPWGANVRPLALSDGGRAIAPTRLGVQSEDYPLARRFYLYGSQMMGALSRSFALYAMGQRGQDAVARAGHFAVTLRPGYAPPTLAGPKEYRELVGNATRLPLSLRFNLTGNNESGVAASVYDSRAVRDIERIVAFMQLPVNRGRRLLVVGFADMPGSSVAATMMSNDRADLVAHELMARGLPVLHARGMGSQVPLATTGSVAARYRNERVEIWML, encoded by the coding sequence ATGTCACGCATCGCGGGCTGGTGTGTTGCAGTGTTGTTGTCGATGGCGGGCGCGAACGCGCACGCGCAGATGGACGCCGAACGCGTCCGCATCCACGGGTCGCAGACAATGGCCGCGCGCCTGGTGCCGGCGGTGGCCGAGTCCTGGCTGCGCGACATAGGGTACGGGGACATCCGTCGTGAGCAGCCCAATCCGACGCTGACCCAAATCCACGCGCAGCGCGATGGCCTGCCGTTGATCGTCGAAATCCAGGCGAGCAGTTCCGCCCAAGGCTTCCAGGACGTCATCGACGGGAACGCGCACATCGCGATGATGACGCGCCGCCCGACCGCGGCCGAACTCGACGCGGGCTGGCAGCTGGGCGATCTCGCGTCGCACGATCAGGAGTTCGCGATGGCGCTCGACGGCGCGGCGGTCGTCGTGCATCGCGACAACCCGTTGGCGCAGCTGAGCCTAGTGCAGTTGCGGCGCGTGCTGTCGGGGCAGGCGCGCGACTGGCGCGAGGTCGGCGGTCGCGGCGCGATCCACCTGCACATGATGGCCAGCGCGAATTCTGCGCGCGATCTGGTCGACGAACGCGTCATGCAGGGTGCGCCGTATGCGCCGGCGCAGCTGCACGCCGACGGCGAATCGCTGCTGCGCGCGATCGCCAAAGATCCGGGCGCGATCGGTTTCGTCACGTTGCGCCAGCCGTGGGGCGCGAACGTGCGTCCGCTCGCGTTGTCCGACGGCGGTCGCGCGATCGCCCCGACACGCCTGGGCGTGCAGAGCGAGGACTATCCGCTCGCGCGTCGCTTCTACCTGTACGGCAGCCAGATGATGGGCGCGCTGAGCCGCAGCTTTGCGCTCTACGCCATGGGCCAGCGCGGGCAGGACGCGGTAGCGCGCGCCGGGCATTTCGCGGTGACCTTACGCCCGGGCTATGCGCCGCCGACGTTGGCGGGCCCGAAGGAATATCGCGAACTCGTCGGCAACGCCACGCGCCTGCCGCTGAGCCTGCGCTTCAATCTCACCGGCAACAACGAAAGCGGCGTCGCGGCGAGCGTGTACGACAGCCGCGCCGTTCGCGACATCGAGCGCATCGTCGCCTTCATGCAGCTGCCGGTGAATCGCGGCCGCCGCCTGCTGGTGGTGGGATTCGCCGACATGCCCGGCAGCTCCGTCGCCGCGACGATGATGAGCAACGACCGCGCCGACCTGGTCGCGCACGAGCTGATGGCGCGCGGCCTGCCGGTGCTGCACGCGCGCGGGATGGGTTCGCAGGTACCGCTGGCGACGACGGGAAGCGTGGCCGCGCGTTATCGCAACGAGCGCGTGGAAATCTGGATGCTGTGA